From the genome of Mycobacteriales bacterium:
GCTTCACCGCCGCGACCCCGGCGTACGGATCGTTAGTTGCACCAAGCAAGCTTCGGACCGACTCCTCGGCGGCCGCCTGCTGCGCCGGGTCGATCGTCAGGTCGATGCGCAGGCCGCCGCGGAACAGCGCGTTGCGCCGCGCCTCCGGCGTCGCGCCGAGCCGCTTGTCCGCCAGCAGCGTCGACACCGCGTCCTGCACCGCGTACGCCGCCGGGTACCGCCGGTCGTCGCGCCGCGCCACCCGCGGCACCGGCGCGGCGCCGGCCTCGGCCGCCTCGGTGCGCGTGATCGCGCCCGTCTCCATCATCGCCGCCAGCACCTGCGCCCGCCGCGCGACCGCCGCCTTCGGCGCGCGGACCGGGTCGGCGCGCGTGGGGGAGCGGATCAGGCCGGCCAGCAACGCCGCCTCCGGCAGCGACAGCGTCGTCGCGGCGTGGCCGAAGTACACGCGCGCCGCGGCGCCGACGCCGTACGCGCCCTCGCCGAAGTACACGGTGTTCAGGTACCGCTCGAGGATCTGGTCCTTCGTCAGCGTGCGCTCCAGCCCCATGGCGAGCGCCGCCTCGCGGACCTTGCGCTGGTAGGTGCGCTCCGGCGTCACGAGCGTGTTCTTCACGAGCTGCTGCGTGATCGTGCTGCCGCCCTGCGTCGTCTCGCCCGACTCCGCGTTGGCGACGGCCGCGCGCACCACCCCGCGCACGTCGACGCCGCGGTGCTCGTAGAACCGCCGGTCCTCCGCCGCGACGACCGCGGCCACCAGCACCCGCGGGATCTCCGCGAACGCCAGCGGCCGCCGATCCTCCTCGGCGTGCAGCGTCGTCAGCACCGAGCCGTCGGCGGCGTAGACCGTGGACGTCACCGCCTGCCCGCCCAGCACGGACGGGTCGACCGGGATCGCGCGGATGCAGCCGGTCGCGGTCACCGCCAGGGCGGCACCGGCGACGGCCAGACGCAGGCGGCGGCGCACACGTCACGCATCGGCGCATCCCGCCCCGCGCTGTAGCCCGTTCGGCGCAACGGCGTTCGTCCCGGAAACGCCCTCGACCGCGCCGCTACGCTCCCCGGCATGCCGACCGACATCCTCGCGGATCTGGAGTGGCGCGGCCTCATCGCGCAGCAGACCGACCCGGACGGCCTGCGCGCCGCCCTGGCCGCCGGCCCGGTGACCGTCTACGCCGGGTTCGACCCCACCTCGGACAGCCTCCAGGCAGGCAACCTCGTCCCGCTGCTGACGCTGCGCCGCTTCCAGGACGCGGGCCACCGCGCCATCGCGCTCGCCGGCGGCGCCACCGGCCTCATCGGCGACCCGGGCGGCCGCTCCACGGAGCGTTCGCTCAACCCGGCCGAGACCGTCGCCGCCTGGACCGAGCGGATCCGCGGCCAGCTCGGCCGCCTCGTCGACCTCGACGCCGGCCTGCTCGAGAACAACTACGACTGGACCGCGGGCGTCTCCGCCCTCGACTTCCTCCGCGACGTCGGCAAGCACTTCACCGTCAACTACATGCTCGCCAAGGAGTCGGTGAGCAGCCGGCTCCAGGGCGAGGGGATCTCGTACACCGAGTTCACCTACATGCTGCTCCAGGCGTTCGACTTCCAGGTGCTCTTCGACCGCCACGGCTGCACCCTCCAGGTCGGCGGCTCCGACCAGTGGGGCAACATCACCGCCGGCATCGAGCTGATCCGCCGCACCCGCGGTGCCGCCGCGTACGGCCTCACGCTGCCGCTCGTCACGACCGCGAGCGGCGAGAAGTTCGGCAAGTCCGCCGGCAACGCCGTCTGGCTCGACCCGGCGAAGACCTCGCCGTACGCCTGGTACCAGTTCTGGCTCAACGTCGCCGACGCCGACGCCGTGCCGTTCCTCAAGGTGTTCACGTTCCTCGACCGCCCCGCGATCGAGGCGCTGGAGGCCGAGCTGGCCGAACGCCCTCACGCCCGCGCCGCGCAACGCGCGCTGGCGGTGGAGATGACGCGGATGGTGCACGGCGAGGAGCAGCTCGCGGCGGTGCAGCGGGCGAGCGAGGTGCTGTTCGGCTCGGGCGACGTCGCGTCGCTGCCGCCCGAGCTGCTCGACCAGGCGCTCGCCGAGGTCCCGCGCGCGGCCGCACCCCGCGACGGCCTGCCGGCGCTGCCGCAGCTCCTCCAGAGCCTCGGCCTCGCCGCGTCCGCGTCGGCGGCCCGGCGGCTCGTCCAGCAGGGCGGCGTCTACGTCAACGGAGCCCGCGTCGGCGAGCCGGACTGGCAGCCGGCGGCGGCCGACCTGCTGCACGGCCGGTTCCTCGTCGTGCGCTCCGGCAAGCGCAACTACGGCCTCGTGACGGCCGAGTAGCCGGAACATCTCCGGCCATTCGGGCGTTCCACCACCAGGACACGCCGGGAGCGGCGCGAACGACTTGACGCCGCGCCCGCTCCCACCTAGTGTTCCCCCTCGCCCCACGGAGCAACGGACGCCCACCAGGCGGCCGGTTCGGGGGCCACCCACGCAGACCTCGCGGCACCGCTCGCAGGCAACAGCGCGAGCGGGGTCGTTTGGCGCGCGGGGGTGCCGGGTAGAGGAGGTCGGTTTGACTCCACCACCCGGACCACATACGGTATGCAGGTTGCCCCACGACGGACCGAGAGGTCCCGAGCGGTGCGCATCCGCTCCTTGAGAACTCAACAGCGTGCCAAAAGTCAGTGCCAACAAACCCCGTTTGCACCGGGTCCGCCCGGGGCAGCGAGGATTCCTTTGGTAGATGACAGACGTTCAGACGTCTGTCCTTGCCAGATGCTCGCCCCCGGCAAGGGGTGAGCTCAAACAGCGGTTCCACCTCGCCAGGTGGGCCGCGCTTCATGTGTCACCTCACCGGAGCTCGCTCCGGCGTGGTCATAGACATCTATGGAGAGTTTGATCCTGGCTCAGGACGAACGCTGGCGGCGTGCTTAACACATGCAAGTCGAGCGAGGCTCCACCCTTCGGGGTGGTGTCCTAGCGGCGAACGGGTGAGTAACACGTGGGCAACCTGCCCCCATCTCTGGGATAACCCCGGGAAACCGGAGCTAATACCGGATACGAGACCGAGCGGCATCACTTGGTCTGGAAAGAACTTCGGATGGGGATGGGCCCGCGGCCTATCAGCTAGTTGGTGAGGTAACGGCCCACCAAGGCGACGACGGGTAGCCGGCCTGAGAGGGCGACCGGCCACACTGGGACTGAGACACGGCCCAGACTCCTACGGGAGGCAGCAGTGGGGAATATTGCGCAATGGGCGAAAGCCTGACGCAGCGACGCCGCGTGAGGGATGA
Proteins encoded in this window:
- the tyrS gene encoding tyrosine--tRNA ligase, whose translation is MPTDILADLEWRGLIAQQTDPDGLRAALAAGPVTVYAGFDPTSDSLQAGNLVPLLTLRRFQDAGHRAIALAGGATGLIGDPGGRSTERSLNPAETVAAWTERIRGQLGRLVDLDAGLLENNYDWTAGVSALDFLRDVGKHFTVNYMLAKESVSSRLQGEGISYTEFTYMLLQAFDFQVLFDRHGCTLQVGGSDQWGNITAGIELIRRTRGAAAYGLTLPLVTTASGEKFGKSAGNAVWLDPAKTSPYAWYQFWLNVADADAVPFLKVFTFLDRPAIEALEAELAERPHARAAQRALAVEMTRMVHGEEQLAAVQRASEVLFGSGDVASLPPELLDQALAEVPRAAAPRDGLPALPQLLQSLGLAASASAARRLVQQGGVYVNGARVGEPDWQPAAADLLHGRFLVVRSGKRNYGLVTAE